Proteins from one Acomys russatus chromosome 12, mAcoRus1.1, whole genome shotgun sequence genomic window:
- the Ptprn gene encoding receptor-type tyrosine-protein phosphatase-like N: protein MRRPRRPGGSGGSGGLRLLVCLLLLSGRPGGCSAISAHGCLFDRRLCSHLEVCIQDGLFGQCQAGAGQARPLLQVTSPVLQRLQGVLRQLMSQGLSWHDDLTQHVISQEMERIPRLRPPEPHLRDRSGLVPRRPGPAVELLSQGNPTGSSPVAQGLPRPPGGGNGAGVGSPLSSLQAELLPPLLEHLLMPPPPPHPALTYEPALLQPYLFHQFGSRDGSRGSESSPGVAGVSHLPKAEANTLFSRSASKAILGAHSGHSFGDLPGPSPAQLFQDSGMLYMAQELPMAGRTRMPRLPEQGGSIQAEDSSEGYEEEVLGGRGEKAPPQAVQPADVSLQRLAAVLAGYGVELRQLTPEQLSTLLTLLQLLPKGTGRNLGGAVNVGADVKKTPEDHVQRADTAEPRPPTPWLPGHPTGSPTFGEVQQVLSPAFPEPLQTARPPGVSSVLLEKKSPLGQSQPTVVGQPAAPPAAAEEYGYIVTDQKPLSLVAGVKLLEILAEHVHMSSGSFINISVVGPAVTFRIRHNEQNLSLADVTQQAGLVKSELEAQTGLQILQTGVGQREEAAAVLPRQTHGISPMRSVLLTLVALAGVAGLLVALAVALCMRHHSRQREKERLAALGPEGAHGDTTFEYQDLCRQHMATKSLFNRAEGQPEPSRVSSVSSQFSDAAQASPSSHSSTPSWCEEPAQANMDISTGHMILAYMEDHLRNRDRLAKEWQALCAYQAEPNTCATAQDEGNIKKNRHPDYLPYDHARIKLKAESSPSRSDYINASPIIEHDPRMPAYIATQGPLPHTIADFWQMVWESGCTVIVMLTPLVEDGVKQCDRYWPDEGSSLYHVYEVNLVSEHIWCEDFLVRSFYLKNVQTQETRTLTQFHFLSWPAEGTPASTRPLLDFRRKVNKCYRGRSCPIIVHCSDGAGRTGTYILIDMVLNRMAKGVKEIDIAATLEHVRDQRPGLVRSKEQFEFALTAVAEEVNAILKALPQ from the exons ATGCGGCGCCCGCGGCGGCCCGGGGGTTCCGGGGGCTCTGGGGGCCTCCGGCTGCTGgtctgtctgctgctgctgagcgGCCGTCCTGGGGGCTGCAGTGCCATCAGTGCCCACG GCTGTCTGTTTGACCGCAGACTCTGCTCACACCTGGAAGTCTGTATTCAGG ATGGCTTGTTTGGACAGTGCCAGGCAGGAGCGGGGCAGGCACGGCCCCTTTTGCAAGTCACCTCCCCTGTTCTCCAGCGCTTACAAGGTGTGCTCCGGCAACTCATGTCCCAAG GCTTGTCATGGCATGATGACCTCACCCAGCATGTGATCTCCCAGGAGATGGAGCGAATCCCCAGGCTTCGTCCCCCAGAGCCCCATCTGAGGGACCG gtctGGTTTGGTGCCCAGGAGACCAGGCCCTGCTGTGGAGTTGCTCTCTCAAGGCAATCCCACTGGCTCCTCTCCTGTTGCCCAGGGGCTCCCTCGGCCTCCAGGGGGTGGGAATGGAGCTGGGGTGGGCTCCCCGCTGTCCTCTCTGCAGGCTGAGCTGTTGCCCCCTCTCTTGGAGCATCTGCTAATGCCCCCACCGCCTCCCCACCCCGCTCTGACTTATGAACCTGCACTGCTACAGCCTTACCTCTTCCACCAG TTTGGTTCCCGAGATGGCTCCCGAGGATCAGAGAGCTCCCCAGGGGTGGCTGGCGTTAGCCACCTGCCCAAGGCTGAAGCTAACACTCTCTTCAGCAGAAGTGCTTCCAAGGCCATTTTGGGGGCTCACTCTGGCCACTCCTTCGGGGACCTTCCAGGCCCCTCACCTGCTCAGCTTTTCCAGGATTCAGGGATGCTCTACATGGCCCAAGAGTTGCCAATGGCTGGCAGGACCAGGATGCCAAGGCTGCCAGAGCAAGggggcagcatccaggcagaggATTCCTCAGAGGGCTATGAGGAGGAAGTACTAGGGGGTCGTGGGGAGAAGGCCCCTCCCCAAGCAGTACAGCCAG CAGATGTAAGTCTGCAGAGATTGGCTGCTGTACTGGCAGGCTATGGAGTGGAACTGCGTCAGCTGACACCGGAGCAGCTTTCTACTCTCCTGACCCTACTGCAGTTACTGCCCAAGGGCACAGGAAGAAATCTTG GAGGGGCTGTAAATGTCGGAGCTGATGTCAAGAAA ACACCAGAAGACCACGTGCAGAGGGCAGACACAGCAGAGCCTCGGCCCCCCACACCCTGGCTTCCTGGACACCCCACAGGCAGCCCCACTTTCGGTGAAGTTCAGCAGGTGCTGAGCCCTGCCTTCCCTGAGCCTCTCCAAACAGCCAGACCTCCAGGAGTCTCGTCTGTCCTTCTGGAAAAGAAAAGTCCCTTAGGCCAGAGCCAGCCCACAGTGGTGGGACAGCCTGCAGCTCCACCTGCAGCGGCCGAGGAGTATGGTTATATAGTCACTGACCAGAA GCCCTTGAGTCTGGTGGCTGGAGTGAAGCTGCTGGAGATCCTGGCTGAGCACGTGCATATGTCCTCGGGCAGCTTCATCAACATCAG CGTGGTGGGACCAGCTGTCACCTTCCGAATCCGGCACAATGAGCAGAACCTGTCTTTGGCAGATGTGACCCAACAAGCTG GGCTGGTGAAGTCTGAACTGGAAGCGCAGACAGGGCTCCAAATTTTGCAGACGGGGGTAGGACAG AGGGAGGAGGCCGCTGCAGTCCTTCCCCGACAGACCCATGGCATATCTCCCATGCGCTCAGTGCTGCTTACTCTGGTGGCCCTGGCAGGTGTCGCTGGGCTGCTAGTGGCTTTGGCAGTAGCCCTGTGTATGCGCCATCATTCCAGACAACGGGAGAAGGAGCGCCTGGCAGCGCTGGGGCCAGAGGGGGCCCATGGTGACACTACTTTTGAGTACCAG GACCTGTGTCGCCAGCACATGGCCACCAAGTCTCTGTTCAACCGGGCAGAGGGTCAGCCAGAGCCTTCGAGGGTGAGCAGTGTGTCCTCCCAGTTCAGCGATGCGGCCCAAGCCAGCCCCAGTTCCCACAGCAGCACGCCGTCCTGGTGCGAGGAACCTGCCCAGGCCAACATGGACATCTCCACAGGACACATGATTCTG GCATACATGGAAGACCACCTTCGGAACCGGGACCGGTTGGCCAAGGAGTGGCAGGCCCTGTGTGCCTACCAAGCAGAGCCAAACACCTGTGCCACGGCACAGGATGAGGGCAACATCAAGAAGAACCGCCATCCCGACTACCTACCCT ATGACCATGCCCGGATCAAGCTGAAAGCGGAGAGCAGCCCTTCTCGGAGTGACTACATCAACGCCAGCCCCATC ATCGAGCACGACCCTCGGATGCCAGCCTACATAGCCACGCAGGGACCGCTGCCCCACACCATTGCAGACTTCTGGCAG ATGGTGTGGGAGAGTGGCTGCACTGTCATTGTCATGCTGACCCCATTGGTGGAGGACGGTGTCAAACAGTGTGACCGCTATTGGCCAGATGAAGGCTCCTCCCTCTACCACGTCTATGAG GTGAACCTGGTGTCGGAGCACATCTGGTGCGAGGACTTCTTGGTGCGGAGCTTCTACCTTAAGAACGTGCAGACCCAGGAGACGCGCACGCTCACTCAGTTCCACTTTCTCAGCTGGCCGGCAGAGGGCACTCCGGCCTCCACCCGGCCGCTGCTGGATTTCCGCCG GAAGGTGAACAAGTGCTACAGAGGCCGCTCCTGCCCCATCATAGTGCACTGCAG TGACGGTGCAGGGAGGACAGGCACCTACATCCTTATTGACATGGTACTGAATCGCATGGCCAAAG GAGTGAAGGAGATTGACATTGCTGCCACCCTGGAGCATGTCCGTGACCAGCGGCCTGGCCTTGTCCGCTCTAAG GAGCAGTTTGAGTTTGCGCTGACAGCTGTGGCCGAAGAGGTGAATGCCATTCTCAAGGCCCTGCCCCAGTGA
- the Dnajb2 gene encoding dnaJ homolog subfamily B member 2 → MASYYEILDVPRSASADDIKKAYRKKALQWHPDKNPDNKEYAEKKFKEVAEAYEVLSDKHKREIYDRYGREGLTGAGTGPSRPETGGMGPGFTFTFRSPEEVFREFFGSGDPFSELFDDLGPFSELQNRGSRHSGPFFTFSSSFPGHSDFSSSSFSFSPGAGAFRSVSTSTTFVQGRRITTRRIMENGQERVEVEEDGQLKSVSINGVPDDLALGLELSRREQQPSVTSRLLGTQVQSAPVPRRSDSDLSEDEDLQLAMAYSLSEMEAAGQKPAGGRGAQQRRQGRPKAQHQDLDMGGAHRGARGDAAKPSPSSEEKASRCLIL, encoded by the exons ATGGCATCCTACTACGAGATTCTAGACGTACCGCGGAGTGCGTCCGCTGATGACATCAAGAAGGC GTATCGAAAGAAGGCTCTGCAGTGGCACCCAGACAAGAACCCGGATAATAAGGAGTATGCTGAGAAAAAATTTAAGGAGGTGGCAGAGGCCTATGAAGTACTATCTGACA AGCACAAACGGGAGATCTATGACCGCTATGGCCGAGAAGGGCTGACAGGGGCAG GAACTGGTCCCTCTCGACCGGAAACTGGTGGTATGGGACCTGGTTTCACCTTCACCTTCCGTAGCCCCGAGGAAGTCTTCCGGGAGTTCTTCGGGAGCGGAGACCCTTTTTCGGAGCTCTTCG ATGACTTGGGCCCCTTCTCGGAACTCCAGAACCGGGGTTCCCGACACTCTGGCCCTTTcttcaccttctcttcctcctttcctggccACTCTG ATTTCTCCTCCTCGTCTTTCTCCTTCAGCCCTGGGGCTGGTGCTTTCCGCTCTGTTTCTACATCCACTACCTTTGTCCAAGGACGCCGCATCACCACGCGCAG AATCATGGAGAACGGGCAGGAGCGGGTAGAAGTGGAAGAGGATGGACAGCTGAAGTCAGTCTCCATCAATG GTGTTCCAGATGACCTGGCTCTGGGCTTGGAGCTGAGCCGTCGTGAGCAGCAACCTTCAGTCACCTCCAGGTTGCTGGGCACACAGGTCCAGTCGGCCCCTGTCCCCCGTCGCTCTGACAGCGACCTTTCTGAAGATGAGGACCTGCAGCTTGCCATGGCCTACAGTCTGTCAGAGATGGAAGCAGCTGGGCAAAAGCCAGCAGGTGGGCGGGGGGCACAGCAACGACGGCAGGGGAGGCCCAAGGCCCAGCACCAAGATCTTGATATGGGGGGCGCGCATAGGGGGGCAAGGGGCGACGCAGCCAAACCCAGCCCATCCTCAGAGGAGAAGGCCTCTCGCTGCCTCATTCTCTGA